In a single window of the uncultured Erythrobacter sp. genome:
- the fabI gene encoding enoyl-ACP reductase FabI: MPGLMEGKRGLIMGLANDKSLAWGIAKQLADHGAELAFSYQGDALAKRVKPLAEQLGSDFVVECDVSDMDSLDGTFAAIKERWGTLDFVVHAIGFSDKNELRGKYLDTSLDNFLMTMNISVYSLAAVAKRAAELMPPVQEDGSGGGSILTLTYYGAEKVMPHYNVMGVAKAALETSVRYLANDLGPDGIRVNAISAGPIKTLAASGIGDFRYILKWNELNSPLRRTVTIDDVGGSGLYFLSGLSSGVTGEVHHVDAGYHTVGMKQIDAPDISLV; encoded by the coding sequence ATGCCGGGACTTATGGAAGGCAAGCGCGGACTGATCATGGGGCTCGCCAATGACAAATCGCTCGCCTGGGGGATTGCCAAGCAGCTGGCCGATCACGGGGCTGAGCTGGCATTTTCCTATCAGGGCGATGCGCTGGCCAAGCGGGTAAAACCGCTCGCCGAGCAGCTTGGCAGCGACTTTGTGGTCGAATGCGACGTGTCGGACATGGACTCGCTGGATGGCACCTTCGCCGCGATCAAGGAACGCTGGGGCACGCTCGATTTTGTGGTCCACGCGATCGGCTTTTCGGACAAGAACGAGCTGCGCGGCAAATATCTCGACACCAGCCTCGACAATTTCCTGATGACGATGAACATCTCGGTCTATTCGCTGGCCGCTGTCGCCAAGCGGGCGGCCGAGCTGATGCCGCCGGTCCAGGAAGACGGCAGCGGTGGCGGATCGATCCTGACGCTGACCTATTATGGCGCGGAAAAGGTCATGCCGCATTACAACGTGATGGGTGTGGCCAAGGCGGCGCTCGAAACATCGGTGCGCTACCTCGCCAATGATCTGGGACCGGACGGCATCCGCGTGAATGCGATCAGCGCCGGTCCGATCAAGACGCTGGCCGCCAGCGGGATCGGCGATTTCCGCTACATCCTCAAATGGAACGAACTCAACTCACCGCTCCGCCGGACGGTGACGATTGACGATGTGGGCGGATCGGGGCTCTATTTCCTCTCTGGCCTGTCATCGGGTGTCACGGGCGAGGTCCACCATGTCGATGCCGGTTATCACACGGTCGGCATGAAGCAGATCGACGCACCCGACATCTCGCTGGTTTAA
- a CDS encoding NAD-dependent epimerase/dehydratase family protein, translated as MRILVTGASGFLGRAILRAGADAGHTMVAASRNGEAVDGASEALATGDLVESAASLDLSGVDAVINCAARVHVLKREDAARAKAQYDAMNAAMPVGLARNAQAAGVRRFIQISSVAAIASASAAGEVLDDASLSAPTTPYGQSKLAADLALAKLAQDGFAVISLRPPAIYGPGVGAWFAMLARAAKAGMPLPVGAIRNLRSFAYVENVANAAVTAAAASEELLQSGSFIVSDSLPISTAQLYSKLLAIAGHRDRVWRWPEALIRPAARLVLGSRAQSLLGNAAFDGSRFAQAFDWQPRWNMDDALRLTLQGD; from the coding sequence ATGCGAATTCTGGTCACCGGCGCAAGCGGCTTTCTGGGCCGCGCGATCCTGCGCGCCGGGGCTGATGCCGGTCACACGATGGTGGCTGCGAGCCGGAATGGTGAGGCGGTTGACGGGGCTTCGGAGGCGCTTGCGACCGGCGACCTTGTTGAAAGCGCCGCCTCGCTTGACCTGTCAGGCGTGGATGCGGTCATCAATTGCGCGGCGCGGGTGCATGTCCTGAAGCGCGAAGATGCAGCGCGGGCCAAGGCGCAATATGACGCAATGAACGCAGCTATGCCGGTGGGACTTGCCCGCAATGCGCAGGCTGCGGGAGTGAGGCGCTTCATCCAGATCAGCTCGGTCGCAGCCATTGCGAGCGCAAGCGCAGCGGGCGAAGTGCTGGACGATGCGAGCCTGTCTGCACCCACCACCCCCTATGGCCAGTCAAAGCTCGCCGCGGATCTGGCCTTGGCCAAACTTGCGCAAGACGGTTTCGCGGTCATCTCGCTGCGCCCGCCAGCAATCTACGGGCCCGGTGTCGGTGCGTGGTTTGCGATGCTCGCGCGCGCCGCAAAGGCAGGAATGCCGCTGCCGGTGGGTGCGATTCGCAACCTCAGGAGCTTTGCCTATGTCGAGAATGTTGCCAATGCAGCGGTGACGGCGGCCGCCGCATCGGAGGAATTGCTCCAAAGCGGATCATTTATCGTCTCCGACAGCCTCCCCATCTCCACCGCGCAGCTCTATTCAAAGCTCCTCGCGATTGCCGGTCACAGGGACCGTGTGTGGCGCTGGCCCGAAGCTTTGATCCGGCCCGCTGCGCGCCTTGTGCTGGGATCGAGAGCGCAGAGCCTGCTGGGCAATGCGGCATTCGATGGTAGCCGGTTTGCGCAAGCGTTTGACTGGCAGCCACGCTGGAACATGGACGACGCGCTGCGCCTCACCCTGCAAGGGGACTAA
- a CDS encoding sugar transferase, translating to MKRILDIAVSAAALLVLAPVMLVVALVVRLDSKGPALFWSQRFGRDGKLFWMPKFRTMRTDAPQLPTHLLPNSVDLLTRSGPFLRKSSLDELPQLWSVLVGHMSLVGPRPALFNQGDLIEMRSKNGSSVLLPGITGWAQINGRDALTLSQKVALDAEYSRRQSMVFDMRILILTVVKVFRAESITH from the coding sequence ATGAAGCGGATTCTCGACATTGCAGTGAGCGCCGCGGCCCTGCTCGTCCTTGCCCCTGTCATGCTGGTGGTTGCGCTGGTGGTGCGACTGGATTCGAAGGGACCGGCGCTGTTCTGGTCGCAGCGTTTCGGGCGCGACGGCAAATTGTTCTGGATGCCGAAGTTCAGGACCATGCGCACAGACGCTCCGCAATTGCCCACTCACCTGCTCCCCAACTCAGTAGATTTACTTACCCGCAGCGGGCCTTTTCTTCGGAAAAGCAGTCTGGATGAATTGCCTCAACTTTGGAGCGTTCTGGTCGGTCACATGAGCCTGGTCGGACCCCGCCCCGCTTTGTTCAATCAGGGCGATCTCATTGAAATGCGTAGCAAAAATGGGTCGTCCGTACTGCTTCCGGGTATCACCGGATGGGCGCAAATCAACGGGCGCGACGCTTTGACACTATCTCAGAAAGTTGCTCTAGATGCTGAATATTCACGGCGTCAGAGTATGGTGTTCGACATGAGAATACTAATTCTGACTGTAGTTAAAGTATTCCGCGCAGAATCTATCACGCATTAG
- a CDS encoding acylneuraminate cytidylyltransferase family protein, with protein sequence MRVLAIIPARGGSKGLPGKNLRLLAGEPLITWSIRHALGSACVTDTLVSTDCPEIADAARQAGALVPFLRPADLASDCAATEPVMLHALAAMEEAGMSYDVVALLQPTSPLRSPGMTDRALAQLQNEGADSLLSVTQSHAFFWQNDPVRASYDYRNRPRRQDIAPAERHYRETGSLYLTRREILLRERNRLGGKITLFETPESESFEVDSLTDFRLLETLMNEPVCA encoded by the coding sequence GTGAGAGTGCTCGCCATCATCCCTGCCCGGGGCGGCTCGAAGGGGTTGCCGGGTAAGAACCTGCGGCTTCTCGCTGGCGAGCCGCTCATCACATGGTCAATCCGCCATGCGCTTGGTTCGGCGTGTGTGACAGATACGCTGGTCAGCACCGATTGCCCCGAGATCGCCGATGCCGCGAGACAGGCGGGCGCGCTGGTCCCCTTCCTGCGCCCCGCCGACCTCGCCTCGGACTGCGCGGCAACCGAGCCGGTGATGCTCCACGCGCTTGCCGCGATGGAGGAGGCGGGCATGTCCTATGACGTTGTCGCGCTGCTCCAGCCGACCTCACCGCTGCGCAGCCCGGGCATGACCGACCGCGCCCTTGCGCAATTACAGAACGAAGGCGCCGATAGCTTGCTCTCGGTTACGCAAAGCCACGCCTTTTTCTGGCAGAACGACCCGGTCCGCGCGAGCTACGATTACCGCAACCGCCCGCGCCGTCAGGACATCGCGCCTGCCGAGCGCCACTACCGCGAAACCGGCTCACTTTACCTCACTCGCCGCGAGATATTGCTGCGCGAGCGCAACCGACTCGGCGGCAAGATCACCCTTTTCGAAACCCCCGAAAGCGAGAGCTTCGAAGTCGACAGTCTGACCGACTTCCGCCTCCTCGAAACCCTGATGAACGAGCCTGTCTGCGCATGA
- a CDS encoding O-antigen ligase family protein, translating into MLKQVRAACTPLNVLLAYIALVFAMGGGARDDIASLVVLRPLSVGVLFYALVIARGEAMKANRVLLGLAGAWTALVALHLVPLPPAIWHNLPGRELAVAIDEAAGLTGQWRPISLVPYRTLNSLLSLTVPLAGLVLAVQLPRDQLRMSAYALLALGMVSAFVSLLQVSGGGAGNPFYFYRITNGDSAVGLFANRNHNAILLALSIVTLGALAALHRPSREWQVHWRLVPGGMALALIPFLIITQSRAGLVLGVLALGAFAWLHRPQNSQYGRGQTKPAISPRLIAGATAAAALAGVTYLFSAGNALDRLMTGGGGDDELRLAIWPVTLDLIAQHFPVGSGIGTFVEVYEAGEPASTLGASYVNHAHNDFLEVLMTGGLPTALIAAGGAIYLLIAGIRALREGGGADAPLRRLGFVTLAIFAAGSLYDYPVRTPSLALHFILALVWIAGREAAATQSNQPANQKVSRSSSALKTAGGSHAEAAC; encoded by the coding sequence ATGCTCAAACAGGTTCGCGCCGCTTGCACGCCGCTCAATGTGTTGCTCGCCTATATTGCGCTGGTCTTCGCCATGGGTGGAGGCGCGCGCGATGACATCGCCTCGCTTGTGGTGCTGCGGCCGCTCTCGGTCGGAGTGCTGTTCTATGCGCTGGTGATCGCGCGCGGCGAAGCCATGAAGGCCAATCGCGTGCTGTTGGGGCTGGCCGGAGCTTGGACCGCGCTGGTTGCACTTCACCTCGTGCCCCTTCCCCCTGCCATCTGGCACAATCTGCCGGGCCGCGAGCTGGCTGTGGCGATCGACGAAGCGGCAGGCCTTACCGGCCAATGGCGCCCGATCAGCCTGGTCCCCTATCGCACTTTGAACAGCCTGCTGTCGCTGACTGTGCCGCTCGCCGGACTGGTTCTGGCGGTGCAATTGCCGCGCGATCAGCTGCGGATGAGCGCCTATGCCCTGCTCGCGCTCGGGATGGTGAGCGCCTTTGTCAGCCTGTTGCAAGTGAGCGGGGGAGGAGCGGGCAATCCGTTCTACTTCTACCGCATCACCAATGGCGATTCAGCGGTCGGCCTGTTCGCCAATCGCAATCACAACGCCATTCTGCTGGCGCTTTCGATTGTTACTCTGGGCGCGCTCGCGGCGCTCCACCGGCCCAGCCGAGAATGGCAGGTCCATTGGCGGCTTGTGCCTGGCGGGATGGCGCTGGCGCTGATCCCGTTCCTGATTATCACCCAGTCGCGCGCGGGGCTGGTGCTGGGCGTGCTGGCGCTGGGTGCATTCGCGTGGCTGCACCGCCCGCAGAACTCGCAATATGGCCGCGGGCAGACAAAACCGGCAATCAGCCCGCGCTTGATCGCAGGCGCTACCGCGGCGGCGGCGCTTGCCGGAGTGACCTACCTGTTCAGCGCGGGCAATGCCCTCGACCGGTTGATGACGGGCGGCGGGGGAGATGACGAGCTGCGACTCGCGATCTGGCCGGTGACGCTTGATCTGATCGCCCAGCACTTTCCGGTTGGTTCGGGCATCGGAACCTTTGTCGAAGTCTATGAAGCGGGAGAGCCTGCCTCCACTTTGGGGGCTTCCTATGTGAACCACGCGCATAACGACTTTCTCGAAGTGCTGATGACAGGCGGCTTGCCGACGGCCCTGATCGCGGCTGGCGGGGCAATCTACCTCCTCATCGCAGGCATTCGTGCGCTGCGTGAAGGCGGTGGAGCCGACGCTCCGCTGCGCCGGTTGGGCTTTGTAACTCTCGCCATTTTCGCTGCTGGCAGCCTTTACGATTACCCGGTGCGCACCCCCAGCCTCGCACTTCACTTCATTCTGGCTCTTGTTTGGATTGCGGGCCGCGAGGCGGCGGCTACCCAATCCAATCAACCGGCCAATCAAAAGGTTAGCCGGTCGTCCTCCGCGCTCAAGACTGCCGGAGGCTCTCATGCAGAAGCCGCGTGCTGA
- a CDS encoding YihY/virulence factor BrkB family protein: protein MVKGTNPHTAYHGVAIRSLSPEARRLRALDQPAYFFRNHEDAPPQPGLFGFAAHYLGPGTRIFEVVRRTIVGTYHDGFIHAGNLAYLAMLAFFPFFILGAALFELLGGRDRALELVTTVLIAMPPTVSRALGPVAEEIIYARDGWLLWFGAGVALWTVSSLIETIRDILRRAYGTQPIHAFWKYRLFSAGLILGAVVLLMVSLFAQVALGTAQVVILSAFPQLSGVLDTLRLSQIVPALGLVGSLYLLFYTLTPEEYRVKAYPKWPGALFTALWWLSVTSAMPVILQRFFTYNLTYGSMAGIIIALFFFWLVGLGLVIGAELNAALAEPEKLARTRDLNEETDT, encoded by the coding sequence TTGGTAAAGGGCACAAACCCGCACACGGCCTATCACGGGGTTGCGATCCGCTCGCTTTCTCCCGAAGCCCGCCGCCTGCGCGCGCTCGATCAGCCCGCCTATTTCTTCCGCAACCATGAAGACGCGCCGCCGCAGCCCGGATTGTTCGGCTTTGCCGCGCATTATCTGGGGCCGGGCACGCGCATTTTCGAAGTCGTGCGGCGCACAATTGTCGGCACCTATCATGATGGCTTCATCCATGCCGGCAATCTTGCCTATCTGGCGATGCTGGCCTTCTTCCCCTTTTTCATCCTCGGCGCGGCTTTGTTTGAGCTGCTGGGCGGGCGTGATCGGGCACTGGAATTGGTCACCACAGTGCTGATCGCGATGCCGCCTACGGTCAGCCGCGCGCTCGGTCCGGTTGCGGAGGAGATCATCTATGCCCGCGATGGCTGGCTCTTGTGGTTCGGCGCGGGCGTTGCCTTGTGGACGGTCTCCAGCCTGATCGAGACGATCCGCGATATCCTGCGCCGCGCCTATGGCACCCAGCCGATCCACGCATTCTGGAAGTACCGCCTGTTCTCAGCCGGATTGATCCTTGGCGCAGTCGTACTGCTGATGGTCTCGCTGTTTGCGCAGGTCGCGCTTGGCACCGCGCAGGTGGTGATCCTCTCGGCCTTCCCGCAATTGTCGGGCGTGCTCGACACTTTGCGGCTGTCGCAGATCGTGCCCGCGCTTGGCCTTGTCGGCTCGCTCTATCTGTTGTTCTACACGCTGACGCCCGAAGAATACCGGGTGAAGGCCTATCCCAAATGGCCCGGTGCGCTCTTTACTGCGCTGTGGTGGCTGAGTGTGACGAGCGCGATGCCGGTCATCCTGCAACGCTTCTTCACCTACAACCTCACCTATGGCAGCATGGCGGGAATTATCATCGCGCTGTTCTTTTTCTGGCTCGTCGGGCTTGGCCTCGTTATCGGAGCTGAATTGAATGCAGCGCTTGCCGAGCCGGAGAAGCTGGCGCGGACGCGGGACTTGAACGAGGAGACGGATACATGA
- a CDS encoding polysaccharide biosynthesis tyrosine autokinase, whose amino-acid sequence MNNNNLIPMRGSVQMGAPALPPVPTPQLNMRPILVEYLNILQRRKWTIMAVLAAALMAALVITLLTRPTYTATTQVQVSRDENNVTNVQGVESENAGRDLEFYQTQYELLEARSLAERVVRRLRLDSNDNFWAAHGVDPEDLTAGDTARSGTSSAAIASSTASDPRGNTNTLEQAAIATLLENIAINPIRGSALIDVDYSSFDPAVSAQVANAWVDEFVAQSIARKYDSTAEARGFLEQRLEELRGRVEESERALVDFATARNIVTITSDAGGQGTAQIRERTLAAENLQGLNQQLIEATGARIEAEADLIGSGSAQTTATLAALRERRALAASELAELSVQFEPGYPRVMALREQVATLDDAIASEQSRISGETRERLQSARLREADLRAQVSGLSGEVLSQRRDAIQYNIFQREADTNRQLYDSLLQRYKEIGVAGVSASNIAVIDRAQAPDRPSSPNLMLNLVFAMLVGVVGAAGTVFLLEQSNEGLTDPSKVQELLGIPLLGSVPLIAEHEDPRELVADPKTEISESYIAIRSALAFTTAHGVPKSFMLVSSQPSEGKSMSALALALVLGRMGKKVLLVDADLRNPSAHSYLGTHRESGLSNYLAGNDDVHALIQQVRENVDLLASGPTVPSAAELFSSDRLTLLIRQMEGEYDHVVVDSAPILGLADAPLVSQTVEAVLFVAEAGRVSARGLNSALERMAASSAPVVGAILTKLDQKSSLYGYGYSYSYDYTSSEERQLESA is encoded by the coding sequence ATGAACAACAACAACCTCATCCCGATGCGCGGCTCCGTCCAGATGGGCGCACCTGCTCTGCCGCCAGTGCCGACGCCGCAGCTCAATATGCGGCCAATCCTGGTTGAATATCTGAATATCCTTCAGCGGCGCAAATGGACCATCATGGCGGTGCTCGCCGCTGCTTTGATGGCGGCCTTGGTTATCACGCTGCTTACCCGCCCGACCTACACGGCGACCACGCAGGTTCAGGTCAGCCGCGATGAGAACAACGTCACCAATGTACAGGGCGTCGAATCCGAAAATGCCGGACGCGATCTGGAGTTTTACCAGACCCAGTACGAGCTGCTCGAGGCGCGTTCTTTGGCAGAGCGGGTGGTGCGGCGGCTTCGGCTGGATTCGAACGACAATTTCTGGGCCGCGCATGGCGTTGATCCGGAGGACCTGACTGCTGGTGATACCGCTCGTTCTGGCACCTCCAGCGCAGCGATTGCCAGCAGCACGGCAAGCGATCCGCGCGGCAACACCAACACTTTGGAACAAGCCGCAATCGCCACTCTGCTTGAGAATATCGCGATCAACCCCATTCGCGGCTCGGCACTGATCGACGTTGACTATTCCTCCTTCGACCCCGCTGTTTCGGCGCAGGTCGCCAATGCCTGGGTCGATGAATTCGTCGCGCAGTCGATCGCGCGCAAATACGATTCCACTGCAGAGGCACGCGGTTTTCTTGAACAACGGCTTGAGGAGCTGCGCGGGCGGGTGGAGGAATCCGAACGCGCGCTGGTTGATTTCGCCACCGCGCGCAACATCGTCACCATCACCAGCGATGCCGGCGGTCAAGGCACCGCGCAAATCCGCGAACGCACGCTTGCGGCGGAAAACCTGCAAGGCCTCAACCAGCAGCTGATCGAGGCCACCGGCGCGCGGATCGAGGCCGAAGCCGATTTGATCGGCAGCGGCTCTGCGCAGACCACAGCGACGCTTGCTGCCTTGCGCGAACGCCGCGCTTTGGCTGCCTCGGAACTGGCCGAATTGTCGGTCCAGTTTGAACCCGGCTACCCCCGGGTGATGGCTCTGCGCGAGCAGGTTGCAACGCTCGATGACGCTATCGCCAGCGAACAGTCGCGGATTTCGGGTGAGACGCGCGAACGCCTGCAATCGGCCCGCCTGCGCGAGGCCGATCTGCGCGCGCAAGTGAGCGGGCTTTCGGGCGAAGTGCTCTCGCAGCGCCGCGATGCGATCCAGTACAACATCTTCCAGCGCGAAGCCGACACCAACCGGCAGCTCTATGACAGCCTGCTCCAGCGCTACAAAGAGATCGGCGTTGCGGGCGTCTCGGCCAGCAATATCGCGGTGATTGATCGCGCCCAGGCCCCCGACAGGCCCTCCTCGCCCAATCTGATGCTCAATCTGGTGTTCGCGATGCTGGTGGGCGTGGTCGGCGCGGCGGGCACGGTGTTCCTGCTCGAACAAAGCAATGAAGGCCTGACCGATCCGAGCAAGGTGCAAGAATTGCTGGGCATCCCGCTGCTGGGCAGTGTCCCGCTGATCGCCGAACACGAAGACCCGCGCGAGCTGGTCGCCGACCCGAAGACCGAGATTTCGGAAAGCTACATCGCGATCCGCTCTGCGCTGGCCTTCACCACCGCGCATGGCGTGCCGAAAAGCTTCATGCTCGTCAGCTCGCAGCCGAGCGAGGGCAAGAGCATGAGCGCATTGGCGCTGGCGCTGGTCCTGGGCCGGATGGGCAAGAAGGTGCTGCTGGTGGATGCCGATCTGCGCAACCCGTCGGCGCATTCCTATCTGGGCACGCACCGCGAGAGTGGCTTGTCGAACTATCTGGCTGGCAATGACGATGTGCACGCGCTGATCCAGCAGGTGCGCGAGAATGTCGATCTGCTCGCCTCCGGCCCGACTGTGCCGAGCGCGGCTGAGCTTTTCTCCAGCGACAGGCTCACGCTGCTGATCCGGCAGATGGAGGGTGAATATGATCACGTCGTGGTCGATTCCGCGCCGATCCTCGGCCTCGCCGACGCGCCGTTGGTCAGCCAGACGGTTGAAGCGGTGCTGTTCGTTGCCGAGGCGGGCCGCGTATCTGCGCGCGGGCTAAACTCGGCGCTCGAACGCATGGCCGCCAGCAGCGCGCCAGTGGTCGGGGCGATCCTGACCAAGCTCGACCAGAAATCCTCGCTCTACGGTTATGGCTACAGCTACAGCTACGACTATACTTCCAGCGAAGAGCGGCAGCTTGAAAGCGCCTGA
- a CDS encoding nucleoside-diphosphate sugar epimerase/dehydratase: MNWPRPAKRLAVMALDAMLCAIAVWIAFSLRIGDLQAPNKALLTFTGAMLCLWYPIALLRGVYSAIFRFSGRGAIIGLTLAVSLLTVPMAVLFMAIPQDGVPRTMAILGPIVFFLLVALSRIVGRYVLVDLFNARSAGDMRKHVVIYGAGATGQMLASALGVESGMRVIGFIDDDRAKWGRLLDGRRVYRSAQVADLARRRGVTDIVLAMSEISFSRRKQIIAALEPLSVNVQTLPPMRDLMAGRISADALRPIEVEDLLGRPVVPQHGDLLARQVRGKLVMVTGAGGSIGSEICRQILAQRPAGLVMVEANEFALFQIERELDAALVKAGEAARPALYARLADVSNPAAVARLFAEFSPQTIFHAAAYKHVPLVEDNVVEAVRNNVMGARLMARGALGCGSERFVLISTDKAVRPPNVMGASKRMCEIILQDLARRSGRSLQAKTVFSMVRFGNVLGSSGSVVPIFRRQIEAGGPITVTHREVTRYFMTIFEAAQLVIQAGAMARGGEVFLLDMGEPVKIWDLARSMVRLAGLSVRDADNPAGDIEIVEHGLRPGEKLYEELLLGEHSEATEHPRIMQGNETCPAPRAVASVLAELDEAIARGDENACKAALKSLVPTLRFEPKSAPDAPDAPAPTPIRPDLVTATRAEAKLVARPAATPPAGQG, encoded by the coding sequence ATGAACTGGCCCCGCCCGGCCAAACGGCTGGCGGTGATGGCGCTGGATGCGATGCTGTGCGCGATTGCGGTGTGGATCGCATTCTCGCTGCGGATCGGAGACTTGCAGGCACCCAACAAGGCGCTGCTCACTTTTACCGGAGCGATGCTGTGCCTGTGGTATCCGATTGCGCTGCTGCGCGGCGTTTACAGCGCGATCTTCCGCTTTTCCGGCCGCGGGGCAATCATCGGCCTTACTCTGGCGGTCAGCCTGCTGACGGTGCCGATGGCGGTGCTGTTCATGGCCATCCCGCAAGACGGCGTGCCGCGCACAATGGCGATCCTCGGGCCGATTGTGTTCTTCCTGCTGGTCGCTCTGTCGCGGATCGTCGGACGCTATGTGCTGGTCGATCTGTTTAACGCCCGCAGCGCCGGTGACATGCGCAAACATGTGGTGATCTACGGTGCGGGAGCGACCGGACAGATGCTGGCGAGCGCGCTCGGGGTGGAATCGGGCATGCGGGTGATCGGCTTCATCGACGATGACCGGGCAAAGTGGGGGCGGCTGCTCGATGGCAGGCGCGTCTATCGCAGCGCGCAAGTGGCCGACCTGGCGCGGCGGCGCGGGGTGACGGACATCGTACTGGCGATGTCGGAAATCAGCTTTTCACGGCGCAAGCAGATTATCGCCGCGCTCGAGCCGCTGTCAGTCAATGTCCAGACTTTGCCACCGATGCGCGATCTGATGGCGGGCCGGATCAGCGCCGATGCACTGCGCCCGATAGAGGTTGAGGACCTGTTGGGGCGCCCTGTGGTGCCCCAACATGGTGATCTTCTCGCGCGGCAGGTGCGCGGCAAGCTGGTGATGGTTACCGGCGCAGGCGGCTCTATTGGCAGCGAGATTTGCCGCCAGATCCTCGCCCAGCGCCCCGCCGGTCTGGTCATGGTAGAGGCCAATGAATTCGCGCTGTTCCAGATCGAGCGCGAGCTGGACGCCGCTTTGGTGAAGGCGGGTGAAGCGGCAAGGCCCGCTCTCTATGCCCGCCTAGCCGATGTCTCGAACCCAGCGGCGGTCGCGCGGCTGTTTGCCGAATTTTCTCCGCAAACGATCTTCCACGCCGCCGCCTACAAACATGTCCCCTTGGTCGAGGACAATGTGGTCGAGGCAGTGCGCAACAATGTGATGGGCGCGCGGCTGATGGCGCGCGGCGCGCTGGGCTGCGGCAGCGAGCGCTTCGTCCTTATCAGCACCGACAAAGCCGTCCGCCCGCCCAATGTGATGGGCGCAAGCAAGCGGATGTGCGAGATCATCTTGCAGGATCTCGCGCGGCGTTCCGGGCGCAGCCTGCAGGCCAAGACCGTGTTCTCGATGGTGCGCTTTGGCAATGTGCTGGGGTCGAGCGGGTCGGTCGTCCCGATCTTCCGCCGCCAGATCGAAGCGGGCGGCCCGATCACTGTCACCCACCGGGAAGTCACGCGCTACTTCATGACCATCTTCGAGGCTGCGCAGCTGGTGATTCAGGCCGGCGCGATGGCGCGCGGGGGTGAGGTGTTCCTGCTCGATATGGGCGAGCCGGTGAAGATCTGGGATCTGGCGCGCAGCATGGTCCGCCTCGCCGGTTTGAGCGTGCGCGATGCGGATAATCCGGCAGGCGATATCGAGATTGTCGAACATGGCCTGCGTCCGGGCGAGAAGCTCTATGAAGAGCTGCTGCTGGGCGAACATTCCGAAGCGACCGAACATCCGCGCATCATGCAGGGAAATGAGACATGCCCCGCTCCGCGCGCGGTGGCGAGCGTCCTTGCCGAGCTGGACGAGGCGATAGCGCGGGGCGATGAGAATGCGTGCAAGGCTGCGCTCAAATCGCTTGTGCCGACTTTGCGGTTTGAGCCGAAGAGCGCCCCCGATGCTCCCGATGCACCGGCACCGACGCCCATCCGGCCTGATCTGGTCACAGCCACACGGGCAGAGGCAAAACTGGTCGCGCGCCCTGCGGCAACGCCGCCGGCTGGTCAGGGCTAG
- a CDS encoding polysaccharide biosynthesis/export family protein — translation MKPHRQTLAHFSAIALAAASLSACASTPPLGGAPGLLVVTATQLPPPAAGEANFAARPYLVGPFDKLVIDVFGIEELSGREVQIDASGRASFPLVGSFEAAGKTPRQIESELAAALAGQYIRDPQVTVNLEETVSQVVTVDGQVREPGLYPVIGRMTLMQGVATASGLTEFAKVDDVVIFREAGGQRYAALYNLGAIRRGIYGDPEIYAGDIVVVGESHSRRMFRDILAATPLLTAPIIALLQNN, via the coding sequence ATGAAACCACACCGCCAGACGCTCGCGCATTTTTCCGCCATCGCGCTTGCCGCCGCCTCGCTTTCGGCATGCGCCTCGACCCCGCCATTGGGCGGCGCGCCGGGGCTGTTGGTGGTGACCGCTACGCAATTGCCGCCGCCCGCTGCGGGAGAGGCGAATTTCGCCGCGCGGCCCTATCTCGTCGGCCCATTCGACAAGCTCGTCATCGACGTTTTCGGCATTGAGGAGTTGAGCGGGCGCGAGGTGCAGATCGACGCAAGCGGACGCGCCTCCTTCCCGCTGGTCGGCTCATTCGAGGCCGCGGGCAAGACCCCGCGCCAGATCGAAAGCGAGCTCGCGGCGGCACTGGCAGGCCAATACATTCGCGACCCGCAAGTGACCGTGAACCTTGAGGAGACGGTCAGCCAGGTCGTCACCGTTGACGGGCAAGTGCGCGAGCCCGGCCTTTACCCCGTGATCGGGCGGATGACGCTGATGCAAGGCGTCGCCACCGCCAGCGGCCTCACCGAATTCGCCAAGGTCGATGATGTGGTGATCTTCCGCGAGGCTGGGGGGCAGCGTTATGCCGCGCTCTACAATCTCGGCGCGATCCGGCGCGGAATTTACGGCGATCCGGAGATTTATGCGGGCGACATCGTGGTCGTGGGCGAATCGCATTCGCGCCGCATGTTCCGCGACATTCTCGCCGCCACCCCGCTGCTGACCGCGCCGATCATCGCGCTGCTCCAGAACAATTGA